Proteins encoded by one window of Flavobacterium sp. N502540:
- a CDS encoding outer membrane lipoprotein carrier protein LolA: protein MKTKIALLILFISGNLLAQEQKMSDAEVTAFKQDVNVVSKKIKTLSTDFVQYKHLDFLSKDIETSGKMIFKEPSLLQWQYKKPYNYSIVFKNGKILINDEGKKSAVDMGNSKIFGRINKLIVGSVSGNMFDDKEFVISYFKSKGQNIAKFVPKDATLKKYIKQIELTFDKEEATVVQVKLLESSEDYTRIVLKNKVINAKIDDSVFNN, encoded by the coding sequence ATGAAAACTAAAATAGCACTCTTAATTTTATTTATCTCAGGCAATTTGTTGGCTCAGGAACAAAAAATGTCTGATGCTGAAGTTACCGCTTTCAAACAAGATGTAAATGTAGTTTCCAAAAAAATAAAAACCCTGAGTACTGATTTTGTTCAATACAAACACTTGGACTTTTTATCGAAAGATATTGAAACTTCGGGAAAAATGATTTTTAAAGAACCTTCTTTACTGCAATGGCAATACAAGAAACCATACAATTACAGTATTGTTTTTAAAAACGGAAAAATACTGATTAACGACGAAGGGAAGAAAAGTGCCGTTGATATGGGCAACAGCAAAATCTTTGGCAGAATCAACAAATTGATTGTCGGAAGCGTAAGCGGTAATATGTTTGACGACAAGGAGTTTGTCATTTCTTATTTCAAATCAAAAGGACAGAATATAGCGAAGTTTGTTCCTAAAGATGCTACTTTAAAAAAATACATCAAACAAATTGAACTGACTTTCGACAAAGAAGAAGCAACTGTAGTTCAGGTAAAACTGTTAGAATCCTCTGAAGATTATACCCGAATTGTACTTAAAAATAAAGTGATCAATGCAAAAATCGACGATTCAGTTTTTAATAATTAA